The proteins below come from a single Chrysoperla carnea chromosome 1, inChrCarn1.1, whole genome shotgun sequence genomic window:
- the LOC123306117 gene encoding EF-hand domain-containing family member C2-like, whose translation MLRQPALPLLPGYNFNNNIGQTKFNRKQHFQLVDNVSILSDREGSRKPSTYMGGESIDLPPWIVYDKQALKFDAYFQETLNEINRSPFQVREVKLLFFLEDGTIQIHEPRVDNSGLTGGCLVKRQRVPFPPPNHRSFYDILALNVGKEIEIYGRVYKITNCDNFTRTFLNRCGIPVPDPINVPDDPYKKFRASEKINYLARKPKAKYDTLDAFLKYDRQVLRFWGYWDDRSSEYGQLHKLEIHYFLSDGSFEIKDILPPNSGIELRSMFLKKMKLPKNFTGLSGIGEITPVSLLNVIGSQNNTRFIDDALNCGATSTEYYSDRDLVFGGALNVFGRKVTLVDCDAFTKEYYRKKYGLDDFTPEPMPAEESTCYENQTRELPPWNGFGSHADSEINCKKFMLKAPSIDLKQFMTKDRQGFDALQLRFSAKMISNIPENADRYFVVTYYLGDKTISVYELACRNTGFSGGNFLRRMPVPKPNQPKFSAERPKLYDNEDLYVGAVLNINEYIFKLTDADDYCFRYMELHKNEFPKADINLIMHKVREAIRPIYREFVAEHIPKSDTPIIHFETLRNVLDSIMSEPLTDHEKIMIARHFAPECTYQRFTRNDLRRIVLTEIKRGLWNDLDRFKEHLKQMDPYDTGHLPKFECYNLIRACKIPIDVEIINAMFKVLCKDENCDIIYNDLINFIDVNYEPLPDVPPENFKQKLSWLSEKEPKRSQHIDWRSFNKFLNLEETIPLPPPIPNYDEPINT comes from the exons ATGTTACGGCAGCCAGCGTTGCCTCTTTTACCTGggtataatttcaataataat ATTGGACAGacaaaatttaatcgaaaacaACATTTTCAATTGGTTGATAATGTGTCGATATTATCAGATCGAGAAGGAAGTCGTAAACCTTCAACTTATATGGGTGGCGAATCGATCGATTTGCCGCCATGGATTGTTTATGATAAACAAGCTTTAAAATTTGATGCGTACTTTCaagaaacattaaatgaaattaatcgaTCGCCGTTTCAAGTTCGCGAAGTTAAACTATTGTTTTTTCTTGAGGACGGTACTATACAAATTCATGAACCACGAGTTGATAATAGTGGTCTAACTGGAG ggTGTCTGGTGAAACGGCAAAGAGTTCCATTTCCACCACCAAATCATCGTAGTTTTTATGATATTCTTGCTTTGAATGTAGGCAAAGAAATTGAAATCTATGGACGTgtgtataaaattacaaattgtgaTAATTTTACTAGGACATTCTTAAATCGTTGTGGAATTCCAGTCCCAGATCCAATTAATGTACCCGATGATCCATATAAGAAATTTAGAGCttcg gaaaaaattaattacttagcTCGAAAACCCAAAGCAAAGTACGATACGTTAGatgcatttttgaaatatgatagGCAAGTTTTAAGATTTTGGGGATATTGGGACGATCGTTCTTCTGAATATGGACAATTACACAAATTAGAAATTCATTACTTTTTGTCTGATGGCagttttgaaattaaagatATATTACCACCGAATTCTGGAATAGAACTTCGttcaatgtttttgaaaaaaatgaaattaccaaag aatttcaCAGGTTTATCGGGTATAGGAGAAATAACACCCGtttctttattaaatgttattggGTCTCAAAATAATACAAGATTCATTGATGATGCGTTAAATTGTGGAGCTACTTCTACCGAATATTATAGTGATCGTGATTTGGTATTTGGAGGAGCGTTAAATGTATTTGGACGTAAAGTGACTTTAGTTGATTGTGATGCATTTACTAAAGAgtattatcgtaaaaaatatggattag atgatTTTACTCCAGAACCAATGCCAGCTGAGGAATCAACTTGTTATGAAAATCAGACCAGAGAATTGCCACCATGGAACGGGTTTGGTTCACATGCAGATTCAGAAATAAActgcaaaaaatttatgttaaaggCACCAAGTATtgatttaaagcaatttatgacCAAAGATCGTCAAGGATTTGATGCTTTACAATTACGATTTAGCGCCAAAATGATATCAAATATACCAGAAAATGCAGACCGATATTTTGTTGTAACCTATTATTTGGGTGATAAAACAATATCTGTTTATGAATTAGCATGTCGTAATACtg gTTTTAGTGGTGGAAATTTTCTACGACGTATGCCAGTACCAAAACCGAACCAACCCAAATTTTCAGCAGAGCGTCCAAAGTTATATGATAATGAGGATTTATATGTGGGAGCtgttttaaacataaatgaatatatatttaagttaaCCGATGCAGATGATTATTGTTTTCGTTACATGGAACTCCATAAAAATGAG TTTCCAAAAGCtgatattaatttaatcatGCATAAAGTTCGTGAAGCCATAAGACCAATTTATCGCGAATTTGTAGCTGAGCATATTCCAAAATCAGATACACCCATTATACATTTTGAAACATTACG taatgtaTTAGATTCAATTATGTCAGAACCATTAACCGATCacgaaaaaataatgattgctCGTCATTTTGCGCCAGAATGCACATATCAACGTTTTACACGCAATGATTTACGTCGAATTGTTTTAACTGAAATTAAACGTGGATTATGGAATGATTTGGATCGttttaaagaacatttaaaGCAAATGGATCCATATGACACTGGGCATTTACCGAAGTTTGAGTGTTATAATTTAATACGTGCATGTAAAATACCAATAGATGTCGAAATTATTAATGCAATGTTTAAAGT gcTATGTAAAGATGAAAATtgtgatataatttataatgatttaatcaattttattgatgtaAATTATGAGCCCTTACCAGATGTTCcacctgaaaattttaag CAAAAACTATCCTGGTTATCGGAAAAGGAACCAAAACGTTCTCAACATATCGATTGGCGttcattcaataaatttttgaacctCGAAGAAACCATCCCCTTACCACCACCAATTCCTAACTATGATGAACCAATAAACACATGA